A section of the Deltaproteobacteria bacterium genome encodes:
- a CDS encoding sigma-70 family RNA polymerase sigma factor yields MDITLDIASSVGLSPASHIHDLSLLESAQGGCGSAFRQLVEPHLEMLHRIAYRACGQTELAEDAVQETLALAYERLGEYRPEAPFKSFLAAVAVRRAKTLLRSESRRRVREAKSRPAMNLCSPDDILAGDQAAAIIRSALRKMPRKRRDVVMLRLDAGLSYREISEVKNMSEGSARVLVHMGIKQIKDVMQKASTSF; encoded by the coding sequence ATGGATATAACCTTGGATATAGCAAGCTCAGTAGGCTTGTCACCGGCATCGCACATTCATGATTTGTCTCTACTCGAGAGTGCGCAGGGCGGTTGTGGTTCAGCCTTTCGTCAACTCGTGGAACCACATTTGGAAATGTTGCACCGCATAGCCTATCGAGCATGTGGGCAGACTGAACTGGCAGAAGATGCAGTTCAGGAAACCTTGGCTTTGGCATATGAGAGGCTAGGGGAATACCGCCCCGAGGCGCCGTTTAAATCGTTTCTCGCTGCCGTCGCTGTTCGCCGGGCAAAAACGCTTCTGCGTTCGGAGTCCAGGCGTCGTGTGCGGGAGGCAAAGAGTCGACCGGCCATGAACCTGTGTTCCCCAGATGATATCCTAGCAGGAGACCAAGCAGCCGCCATTATCCGAAGCGCATTACGGAAAATGCCACGTAAGCGTCGTGACGTTGTCATGCTTAGACTGGATGCAGGCTTAAGCTACCGAGAGATTTCTGAAGTAAAGAACATGAGTGAGGGCTCGGCGAGAGTTTTGGTTCACATGGGTATTAAACAAATTAAAGATGTTATGCAGAAAGCCTCAACCAGCTTTTAA